In Endozoicomonas sp. GU-1, one DNA window encodes the following:
- a CDS encoding ABC transporter permease — translation MLLFLMRRLMQGLIVMFVISIISFSIQDNLGDPLRELVGQSVSEAEREKLRDEMGLNDPFLTQYTRFMGNALQGDLGDSYFFKAPALDVILAKMPATLELVFAASLIIILVSIPAGVYCAIRPNSWVTRLILGFSILGISVPVFLTAIFSIYLFSIELGWLPSYGRGELVPVIGGWESGLFTQDGLLHLILPAISLASIMLPLFIRLIRSEMSEVLHTEYVKFARAKGLKKARIYFLHALKNTMLPVITVGGVQIGTMVAYTILTETVFQWPGMGFLFLEAVNRVDTPLIVAYLIVVGAIFVVVNTLVDLLYGLINPTVRLARSAQ, via the coding sequence ATGCTGTTATTTTTAATGCGTAGGCTTATGCAGGGGCTGATAGTGATGTTTGTCATCAGTATTATCAGCTTTTCCATACAGGACAATCTTGGGGATCCACTCCGGGAGCTGGTAGGGCAATCGGTGTCAGAAGCCGAACGTGAAAAGTTGCGTGACGAGATGGGGCTAAACGACCCGTTTCTCACTCAATACACAAGATTTATGGGCAACGCGTTACAGGGCGACCTGGGGGATTCTTATTTTTTTAAAGCACCAGCGCTGGACGTTATCCTGGCCAAAATGCCCGCCACCCTTGAGCTGGTGTTTGCCGCGAGTTTGATCATTATTCTGGTGTCTATTCCCGCTGGTGTGTATTGCGCCATCCGACCCAACAGCTGGGTTACCCGGTTAATTCTCGGGTTCAGTATTCTCGGTATTTCTGTTCCTGTTTTTCTGACCGCTATTTTCAGTATTTACCTGTTCTCTATTGAGCTGGGCTGGCTGCCATCTTATGGCCGTGGTGAGCTGGTGCCGGTTATCGGTGGCTGGGAGAGTGGCCTGTTTACTCAAGATGGCCTGTTGCATCTGATTCTGCCTGCCATCTCGCTGGCCAGCATTATGCTGCCACTGTTTATCCGGCTGATTCGCTCTGAAATGTCAGAAGTGTTGCATACCGAGTACGTCAAGTTTGCCAGAGCGAAAGGGTTGAAAAAGGCGCGTATCTACTTCCTCCACGCCCTGAAGAACACCATGCTGCCGGTGATTACCGTTGGTGGTGTGCAGATAGGAACCATGGTCGCTTATACCATTCTTACGGAGACTGTCTTCCAGTGGCCGGGCATGGGCTTTCTGTTTCTGGAAGCGGTCAACCGGGTGGATACGCCGCTGATTGTTGCTTACCTGATCGTTGTGGGTGCCATTTTTGTGGTGGTGAATACGCTGGTGGATCTGCTGTACGGCCTGATTAACCCCACCGTCAGACTGGCGAGGAGTGCCCAATGA
- a CDS encoding dipeptide ABC transporter ATP-binding protein, with protein sequence MSLLEVEGLRIEFPSRYGTAVAVKGVSFTLEKGEILGLVGESGAGKSTVGNAVIDLLSPPGVVAGGNIKLDGQAISGLSGEAIRRIRGRRIGFIFQDPMTSLNPLLTIETQMVETIMVNLGLDKAAAYKKSIELLASVGIAEPEVRIRQYPHQFSGGMRQRVVIAIALSGDPELIIADEPTTALDVSIQNQILELIRKLCKERDVGCLLVTHDMGVIANVTDRVAVMYMGDLVELGSTEQILCRPEHPYTQSLISAVPRTDIKLHRFPRVEYIEKEQGRHIDVKNHWLGQKEQLSELHAEMSDHALLTVKDVNLRFETQSAFLKKNRRYVQASNQVFFEVRSGETFGLVGESGSGKSTIARIIAGLYPPDSGLIEFAGQDITRLTEKQRKPFRRQIQMVFQNPYSSMNARMTVQDIIAEPIHFHQLAESERQINSIVADLLDHVGLGRGAGVKYPHEFSGGQRQRISIARALATRPRFLICDEPTSALDVSVQAQILNLLKDLQEELGLTMLFISHDLPVILQMCDRIGVMKMGTLVEVGDTDRIFSDPHHEYTRHLINMMPRVENLSRSGLDIEASVAAHS encoded by the coding sequence ATGTCCTTACTGGAAGTAGAAGGGCTGCGCATTGAGTTTCCATCTCGTTATGGCACTGCTGTAGCTGTTAAAGGGGTTTCATTTACCCTCGAAAAGGGGGAGATACTGGGCCTGGTCGGTGAGTCCGGTGCCGGTAAATCCACCGTTGGCAATGCGGTCATTGACTTGCTGAGCCCTCCCGGTGTGGTGGCTGGTGGTAATATCAAGCTGGATGGCCAGGCCATCAGTGGTCTCAGTGGCGAAGCCATTCGTCGGATCCGTGGTCGTCGTATCGGGTTTATTTTTCAGGACCCAATGACGTCTCTTAACCCGCTTCTGACCATCGAAACCCAGATGGTGGAAACCATCATGGTCAACCTGGGGCTTGATAAAGCTGCGGCCTATAAAAAGTCAATTGAACTGCTGGCCTCGGTGGGCATTGCAGAGCCAGAAGTCCGTATCAGGCAGTACCCTCACCAGTTTTCCGGCGGTATGCGACAGCGTGTTGTTATTGCCATTGCCCTGTCCGGCGACCCTGAGTTGATTATTGCCGATGAACCCACCACGGCGCTCGATGTCTCGATTCAGAATCAGATTCTCGAATTGATCCGCAAACTCTGCAAAGAGCGGGACGTTGGCTGCCTGCTGGTCACCCACGATATGGGGGTTATTGCCAATGTGACGGACCGTGTCGCTGTTATGTATATGGGTGACCTGGTGGAACTCGGTTCTACCGAACAGATTCTATGTCGCCCGGAACACCCTTATACCCAAAGCCTGATCAGTGCCGTGCCCAGAACCGACATTAAACTGCACCGCTTTCCCAGGGTTGAGTACATCGAAAAAGAGCAGGGTCGTCATATTGATGTGAAGAATCACTGGCTGGGGCAGAAAGAGCAACTTTCTGAATTGCATGCAGAGATGAGCGACCATGCCCTGCTGACCGTGAAAGACGTTAACCTTCGTTTTGAAACCCAGTCTGCGTTCCTGAAAAAAAATCGCCGTTATGTTCAGGCATCCAACCAGGTGTTCTTTGAGGTGCGCTCCGGTGAAACCTTTGGTCTGGTGGGGGAGTCCGGTTCCGGTAAGTCAACGATTGCCCGGATTATTGCCGGTCTTTATCCACCAGACTCGGGATTGATTGAGTTTGCCGGTCAGGATATTACCCGGCTGACTGAAAAGCAGCGTAAGCCATTTCGTCGTCAGATCCAGATGGTGTTTCAAAACCCCTATTCCAGCATGAATGCCCGAATGACGGTGCAGGACATCATTGCCGAGCCCATTCATTTTCATCAACTGGCCGAATCTGAACGTCAGATCAATAGTATTGTGGCGGATCTGCTGGATCACGTTGGCCTTGGTCGTGGGGCCGGGGTCAAGTACCCCCATGAATTTTCCGGCGGCCAGCGTCAGCGCATCTCCATTGCCCGGGCATTGGCAACCCGCCCCAGATTCCTGATCTGTGACGAGCCGACCTCGGCGTTGGATGTCTCGGTACAGGCTCAGATTCTCAACCTGTTAAAAGACCTTCAGGAAGAGCTTGGCCTGACCATGCTCTTTATCAGCCACGATCTGCCGGTTATTCTGCAGATGTGTGACCGCATCGGTGTGATGAAGATGGGAACACTGGTTGAAGTGGGGGACACCGACCGGATTTTCAGTGATCCTCACCATGAATACACCCGACATCTGATCAATATGATGCCAAGGGTTGAGAATTTGTCTCGCAGTGGATTGGATATTGAAGCCAGTGTTGCTGCGCATTCTTAA